A single region of the Pseudomonas marvdashtae genome encodes:
- the aceF gene encoding dihydrolipoyllysine-residue acetyltransferase, with protein MSELIRVPDIGSGEGEVIELFVKVGDRIEAEQSILTLESDKASMEVPAPKAGIIKSLKVKLGDRLKEGDELLELEVEGAAEAPEAAAPAAAPAAAEKPAAAPAAEAAPAPAAAPAAATVQDIHVPDIGSSGKAKIIEVLVKAGDTVEADQSLITLESDKASMEIPSPAAGVVESVEVKLDDEVGTGDLILKLKVAGASAPAPAAAPAAKAEAAPAPAPAAAPAAKAEPAPAPAAAPAPSGTKVHAGPAVRQLAREFGVELSAVGPSGPHGRVLKEDVQAYVKAMMQKAKNAPAEGATGGAGIPPIPAVDFSRFGETEEVAMTRLMQIGASSLHRSWLNIPHVTQFDQADITELEAFRVAQKAVAEKAGVKLTVLPLLLKACAHLLKELPDFNSSLAPSGKAVIRKKYVHIGFAVDTPEGLLVPVIRNVDQKSLLQLAGEAAALAEKARNKKLTADDMQGACFTISSLGHIGGTGFTPIVNAPEVAILGVSKATIQPVWDGKAFQPKLMLPLSLSYDHRVINGAAAARFTKRLSDLLGDIRTILL; from the coding sequence GTGAGCGAACTCATTCGCGTACCTGACATCGGCAGCGGTGAAGGTGAAGTAATTGAACTGTTTGTAAAGGTCGGCGACCGTATCGAAGCCGAGCAGAGCATCCTGACGCTTGAGTCGGACAAGGCCAGCATGGAAGTGCCCGCGCCAAAGGCCGGCATCATCAAGAGCCTGAAAGTGAAGCTGGGCGATCGCCTGAAAGAAGGCGACGAGTTGCTGGAGCTGGAAGTCGAGGGCGCCGCCGAGGCGCCTGAAGCGGCCGCCCCTGCCGCTGCCCCGGCGGCGGCTGAAAAGCCTGCCGCCGCACCGGCTGCCGAAGCGGCTCCCGCACCCGCTGCTGCGCCTGCCGCGGCCACGGTCCAGGACATTCATGTCCCGGACATCGGTTCGTCGGGCAAGGCCAAGATCATCGAAGTGTTGGTCAAGGCCGGCGACACCGTCGAAGCCGACCAGTCGCTGATCACCCTGGAATCCGACAAGGCCAGCATGGAAATCCCATCGCCGGCCGCCGGTGTGGTGGAAAGCGTCGAGGTCAAGCTGGACGACGAAGTCGGTACCGGTGACCTGATCCTGAAGCTGAAAGTAGCGGGTGCCTCGGCCCCTGCCCCGGCTGCAGCGCCTGCCGCCAAGGCTGAAGCGGCTCCAGCGCCAGCCCCAGCCGCCGCGCCCGCCGCCAAGGCCGAGCCTGCCCCAGCCCCTGCTGCCGCACCTGCGCCAAGCGGTACCAAGGTGCACGCCGGTCCTGCGGTGCGTCAGCTGGCCCGTGAATTCGGCGTCGAGCTGTCGGCCGTTGGCCCAAGCGGTCCTCACGGCCGCGTGCTGAAGGAAGACGTGCAAGCCTACGTCAAGGCCATGATGCAGAAGGCCAAGAACGCACCGGCCGAAGGCGCCACCGGCGGCGCGGGTATCCCGCCGATTCCGGCAGTGGACTTCAGCCGCTTCGGCGAAACCGAAGAAGTGGCCATGACTCGCCTGATGCAGATCGGCGCGTCGAGCCTGCATCGCAGCTGGCTGAACATCCCGCACGTGACGCAGTTCGACCAGGCCGACATCACCGAACTGGAAGCCTTCCGCGTTGCACAGAAAGCCGTGGCCGAAAAAGCCGGCGTGAAGCTTACCGTGCTGCCACTGCTGCTCAAGGCCTGTGCACACCTGCTCAAGGAACTGCCGGACTTCAACAGCTCCCTGGCCCCAAGCGGCAAGGCTGTGATTCGCAAGAAGTACGTGCACATCGGCTTTGCCGTCGACACCCCGGAAGGCCTGCTGGTACCGGTCATCCGCAACGTCGACCAGAAGAGCCTGCTGCAACTGGCTGGCGAAGCCGCTGCCCTGGCTGAAAAAGCCCGGAACAAGAAGCTCACCGCCGACGACATGCAAGGCGCCTGCTTTACCATTTCCAGCCTTGGCCACATTGGCGGCACCGGCTTCACGCCGATCGTCAACGCGCCGGAAGTGGCGATCCTGGGCGTCTCCAAGGCTACCATCCAGCCTGTCTGGGACGGTAAAGCCTTCCAGCCGAAGCTGATGCTGCCATTGTCGCTGTCCTACGATCACCGTGTGATCAACGGCGCCGCCGCTGCACGCTTCACCAAGCGCCTGAGCGACCTGCTGGGCGACATCCGCACCATCCTGCTGTGA
- a CDS encoding alkaline phosphatase D family protein yields MQKPTVGPIVGHTTTDHTRIFLRGEEHNKNPAFAGIRYRRKGDTAWSKAQFVQLTPHRDMSEVIVLEDLQADTAYEYQAGWITLLNPTHTVETIQELPLQWPRDIYELKTPSSKPYVARSYIVGSCRYLRMTFGVPAGPEQGDRTFAGINRIMEQANPPISAVLMTGDQVYLDDLNIIAPDRTFKEILLKYRSAFSQPHIKKLMSGAPTYMMLDDHEIEDNWPASKNEGDETLYVNALEAYELYQASHSPAHELLNDGTLSRSLKHYWYQFAHGDIEWFVTDTRTRRNLSAHARRILDEEQEQSLFDWLINSPARVKFVVTSVLLYPDRSFNGGDAWQAFPEQRLRLLETIRNHRIKNVIFVSGDVHGSLTSCLAHSQDPDFQVHTIVSSPFCNSKLLPYATASTFIFGKPMAEAPSGDYHYELTSKVISQDNFAQLNVTTQSIQVTFHDRDGTPLEIVDIPLR; encoded by the coding sequence ATGCAAAAGCCAACTGTCGGCCCTATTGTCGGCCACACAACAACCGACCACACGCGCATATTCCTGCGCGGCGAAGAACACAATAAGAATCCGGCATTTGCTGGTATTCGCTATAGGCGAAAAGGTGATACCGCATGGTCAAAAGCACAATTCGTTCAACTGACACCTCACCGCGACATGTCCGAAGTCATCGTTCTGGAGGACCTCCAGGCCGACACCGCCTACGAATATCAGGCCGGCTGGATAACCCTCTTGAATCCAACCCATACGGTAGAAACCATCCAAGAGCTGCCGTTGCAGTGGCCCAGGGACATTTATGAACTGAAAACACCCTCTAGCAAGCCTTACGTTGCCCGGAGCTACATCGTTGGCTCCTGCCGATACCTGCGAATGACCTTCGGCGTTCCGGCAGGACCGGAACAGGGGGATCGCACGTTCGCCGGTATCAATCGAATCATGGAGCAGGCCAATCCGCCCATCAGTGCGGTATTGATGACCGGGGATCAGGTATATCTCGATGACTTGAATATTATTGCCCCGGATCGCACTTTCAAGGAAATCCTGCTCAAGTATCGCAGCGCCTTTTCCCAACCCCATATTAAAAAACTGATGTCCGGCGCACCGACGTACATGATGCTCGACGACCATGAAATCGAAGACAACTGGCCTGCCAGTAAGAACGAAGGGGATGAGACCCTTTATGTAAATGCTCTTGAAGCGTATGAACTTTATCAGGCCAGCCACAGCCCGGCGCACGAACTTTTAAATGACGGTACGCTCAGTCGTTCCTTGAAGCATTACTGGTATCAGTTCGCTCATGGCGATATCGAGTGGTTCGTTACCGACACCCGGACCCGACGCAACCTGTCGGCGCACGCTCGGCGTATCCTCGATGAAGAACAGGAACAATCGCTTTTCGACTGGCTGATCAACAGCCCCGCCCGGGTCAAATTTGTCGTGACCAGCGTGCTGCTCTACCCCGACCGCAGCTTCAATGGCGGGGATGCCTGGCAGGCCTTTCCCGAGCAGCGCCTGCGCTTGCTTGAAACCATCCGCAATCATCGGATCAAAAACGTGATTTTCGTGTCGGGTGACGTACATGGCTCCTTGACCAGTTGCCTGGCTCATAGCCAGGATCCTGACTTCCAGGTTCATACCATCGTTTCGTCGCCGTTCTGCAACAGCAAACTGTTGCCCTACGCCACAGCTTCGACTTTCATTTTTGGCAAGCCCATGGCCGAGGCACCAAGCGGCGACTATCACTATGAACTGACCAGCAAGGTAATCAGCCAGGACAATTTCGCCCAGCTGAACGTCACGACCCAGAGCATTCAGGTGACGTTTCATGACCGTGACGGCACCCCGCTGGAGATCGTCGATATACCGTTGCGCTGA
- a CDS encoding putative bifunctional diguanylate cyclase/phosphodiesterase, producing the protein MKSQPDAASRMAAEVVTQLPVPSRLGMLRFERLNEASWALLFLDPNCERYFGVPAVELCSLVSSPYASLMEPEARYQLHDAIQQQLAQASHYLIRYTLHTAQGPMNLLETGEAYKQHNRHLLRGYLIAVDNLLQDGPSLPALDLETQNSRLQIALELNQRAQQEQLQHLDRVRAQQDLILLLTRQRYSANNSLQEAAELITRSACDIYEIDSASIWNLDDGKLLPISAYNRASQAYYLPAVINADEFPDYMEALQTCRAIDAHNAMRDPRTREMAENLRARDVNAILDASIRIDGQVVGVLCLEQVGATRAWQSDEIAFAGELADQFAQVINNHNRRTATSALHLFQRAVEQSANAFLLVNCDGVVEYVNPSFTAITQYTTEEVHGQRLSELPALENLSELLFDAPSALAQSNSWQGEFKSRRKNLEPYWGQLSISKVYGDNRELTHYIGIYEDITQTKLAQQRIERLAYTDNLTNLGNRPAFIRNLDERFARDSDSPISLLLVDIDNFKRINDSLGHQTGDKLLISLARRLRNSLSPSGSLARFASNEFAVLLDDTDLEAGQQIASQLLMTLDKPMFVDNQLISVTGSVGLACAPLHGRDPQTLMRNAGLALHKAKANGKHQVQVFTEALNAEASYKLFVENNLRRALTQNELDVFYQPKLCLRSGRLLGMEALLRWNHPEKGMIRPDQFISVAEETGLIIPIGKWIARQACRMSKQLTAAGLGNLQVAINLSPKQFSDPDLVASIASILKEEQLPARLLELELTEGLLLEATEDTHLQLDQLKRLGLTLAMDDFGTGYSSLSYLKKFPIDIIKIDRSFIHEIPDNQDDMEITSAVIAMAHNLKLKVVAEGIETAQQLAFLRRHRCDVGQGYLFDRPIPGSELIEKLKRYPRGPLV; encoded by the coding sequence ATGAAAAGCCAACCCGATGCCGCCAGCCGTATGGCGGCCGAGGTAGTGACGCAGTTACCGGTGCCCTCGCGGCTCGGTATGCTGCGTTTCGAACGGCTGAATGAAGCAAGCTGGGCGCTGCTATTTCTTGATCCCAATTGCGAACGTTACTTCGGTGTGCCGGCGGTTGAGCTGTGCTCGCTGGTCAGTTCTCCTTACGCCAGCCTGATGGAGCCTGAAGCGCGCTATCAGCTGCATGACGCGATCCAGCAGCAGCTGGCCCAGGCGTCGCACTACCTGATCCGCTATACGCTGCACACCGCCCAGGGACCGATGAACCTGCTGGAAACAGGTGAGGCTTACAAGCAGCACAATCGTCATCTGCTGCGCGGCTATCTGATCGCCGTGGACAACTTGCTGCAAGACGGGCCATCCCTACCGGCCTTAGACCTGGAAACTCAGAATTCAAGACTGCAAATTGCCCTGGAACTGAACCAGCGCGCCCAACAGGAGCAGCTCCAGCACCTTGATCGGGTCCGCGCCCAACAAGACCTGATCTTGCTGCTGACCCGGCAACGCTACAGCGCCAACAATTCGCTACAAGAAGCCGCCGAGCTGATTACCCGCAGCGCCTGCGACATCTATGAGATCGACTCCGCGAGCATCTGGAACCTGGACGACGGCAAGCTGCTGCCGATCTCGGCCTACAACCGAGCCTCCCAGGCTTATTACTTGCCGGCAGTGATCAATGCCGATGAATTCCCGGATTACATGGAAGCATTGCAGACCTGCCGGGCCATCGACGCCCACAATGCAATGCGCGACCCACGCACGCGAGAAATGGCCGAGAACCTGCGCGCCCGCGACGTCAATGCGATCCTCGATGCCAGCATCCGGATCGACGGCCAGGTGGTCGGTGTGCTGTGTCTGGAGCAAGTGGGTGCCACTCGTGCCTGGCAGTCGGACGAGATCGCCTTCGCTGGCGAACTGGCCGACCAATTCGCCCAGGTCATCAACAACCACAACCGCCGCACAGCCACCAGCGCCCTGCACCTGTTCCAGCGTGCCGTGGAACAAAGCGCCAACGCGTTCCTGCTGGTCAACTGCGACGGTGTGGTGGAGTACGTCAACCCGAGCTTCACCGCCATCACCCAGTACACCACCGAAGAAGTCCACGGCCAGCGCCTGTCCGAGCTGCCCGCCCTGGAAAATCTCAGCGAACTGCTGTTCGACGCGCCGTCGGCCCTGGCCCAGAGCAACAGTTGGCAGGGCGAGTTCAAGAGCCGACGCAAAAACCTCGAGCCCTACTGGGGCCAGCTGTCGATTTCAAAGGTCTATGGCGACAACCGCGAACTGACCCACTACATCGGCATCTACGAAGACATCACCCAGACCAAGCTCGCCCAACAGCGCATCGAGCGCCTGGCCTATACCGATAACTTGACCAACCTGGGCAACCGTCCGGCCTTCATTCGCAACCTTGATGAGCGCTTCGCCCGAGACAGCGACTCGCCTATCAGCCTGCTGTTGGTGGACATCGACAACTTCAAGCGCATCAACGACAGCCTTGGCCACCAGACCGGCGACAAGTTGCTGATCAGCCTGGCCCGGCGTTTGCGCAACAGCCTGAGCCCCAGCGGCAGCCTGGCACGATTCGCCAGTAATGAATTCGCGGTACTGCTGGACGACACCGACCTTGAAGCCGGCCAGCAGATCGCCAGCCAGTTGCTGATGACGCTCGACAAGCCGATGTTCGTCGACAACCAGTTGATCAGCGTGACGGGCTCCGTAGGCCTGGCCTGCGCACCTTTGCATGGGCGCGACCCCCAGACACTGATGCGCAACGCCGGGCTGGCCCTGCATAAGGCCAAGGCCAACGGCAAGCATCAGGTCCAGGTATTCACCGAAGCGCTGAACGCCGAGGCCAGCTACAAGCTGTTCGTGGAAAACAACCTGCGCCGCGCCCTGACCCAGAATGAGCTCGACGTGTTCTACCAGCCCAAGCTGTGCCTGCGCAGCGGCCGCCTGCTGGGCATGGAGGCGCTATTGCGCTGGAACCATCCGGAAAAAGGCATGATCCGTCCGGACCAGTTCATCAGCGTGGCCGAGGAAACCGGGCTGATCATCCCCATCGGCAAATGGATCGCGCGCCAGGCCTGCCGCATGAGTAAACAACTGACCGCCGCCGGCCTGGGCAACCTGCAAGTGGCGATCAACCTGTCGCCCAAGCAGTTCTCCGACCCGGACCTGGTAGCCTCGATCGCCAGCATCCTCAAGGAAGAACAGCTGCCGGCCCGATTGCTGGAACTGGAGTTGACCGAGGGCCTGCTGCTCGAAGCCACCGAAGACACCCACCTGCAGCTCGACCAGCTCAAGCGCCTGGGCCTGACCCTGGCCATGGACGACTTCGGCACCGGGTATTCATCCCTCAGCTACCTGAAGAAATTCCCGATCGACATCATCAAGATCGATCGCAGCTTCATCCACGAAATCCCGGACAACCAGGACGACATGGAAATCACCTCCGCCGTGATCGCCATGGCCCACAACCTGAAACTCAAGGTCGTGGCCGAAGGCATCGAGACCGCCCAGCAGCTGGCGTTCCTGCGTCGCCACCGTTGCGACGTCGGCCAAGGCTACCTGTTTGACCGGCCGATCCCTGGCTCCGAGCTCATCGAGAAGCTCAAGCGCTACCCGCGCGGGCCGCTTGTCTGA
- the msrA gene encoding peptide-methionine (S)-S-oxide reductase MsrA: MVLRSEILVNKNVLPTQEQALPGRETPMTVPEKHFVHDAPLLGPFAMDVDFAIFGLGCFWGAERKFWQREGVVSTAVGYAGGFTPNPTYEEVCSGLTGHSEVVLVVYEPAKVSYEELLKMFWELHNPTQGMRQGNDIGTQYRSVIYCTTREQLAAANKSKEIFQAELNKAGKGEITTEIDEAPTFYFAEAYHQQYLAKNPEGYCGIGGTGVTCPI, from the coding sequence ATGGTCTTGCGCTCGGAAATCCTGGTGAACAAAAACGTGCTTCCTACTCAAGAACAAGCTCTGCCTGGCCGTGAAACCCCGATGACAGTGCCGGAAAAACACTTCGTCCATGACGCGCCGCTGCTGGGCCCGTTTGCCATGGACGTGGACTTCGCGATCTTCGGCCTGGGCTGCTTCTGGGGCGCGGAGCGCAAGTTCTGGCAACGCGAGGGCGTGGTCAGCACGGCGGTGGGTTATGCGGGCGGCTTTACGCCGAATCCGACATATGAAGAAGTCTGTTCGGGCCTGACCGGCCACAGCGAAGTGGTGCTGGTGGTCTATGAGCCAGCAAAAGTGAGCTACGAAGAACTTCTGAAAATGTTCTGGGAACTGCACAACCCAACCCAGGGCATGCGCCAGGGCAATGACATCGGCACCCAGTACCGCTCGGTAATCTACTGCACCACGCGTGAGCAACTGGCAGCGGCGAATAAGAGCAAGGAGATCTTCCAGGCCGAACTGAACAAGGCCGGCAAGGGCGAAATCACCACCGAAATCGACGAAGCGCCGACGTTCTATTTTGCCGAGGCCTATCACCAGCAATACCTGGCCAAGAATCCTGAAGGGTATTGCGGGATCGGCGGTACGGGCGTGACTTGCCCGATCTGA
- a CDS encoding 23S rRNA (adenine(2030)-N(6))-methyltransferase RlmJ — MNYRHAFHAGNHADVFKHLVLTRLIALMSRKDQPFAYLDTHAGIGLYDLQGDQANRTGEYLEGIARLWGQDDLPPLTADYMNVLREMNPDGQLRYYPGSPELARRLTRAQDRVLLNEKHPEDGVLLKDNMKGDRRVAVHLGEGWHVPRALLPVTEKRALMLIDPPFEQLDEMQRCAASLKEAISRMRQTVAAIWYPVKDQRMLRRFYQDLAGTGAPKLLRVELLVHPLATPNSLNGSGLAIANPPWGLEEELRELLPWLSKKLGQTQGGWQMDWLIAES; from the coding sequence ATGAATTATCGTCACGCCTTCCACGCCGGCAATCACGCCGACGTGTTCAAACACCTGGTCTTGACCCGCCTCATCGCCTTGATGTCGCGCAAGGATCAGCCTTTCGCCTATCTCGACACTCACGCGGGCATCGGCTTGTACGACTTGCAGGGTGACCAGGCCAATCGCACCGGTGAATACCTGGAGGGCATTGCGCGGCTGTGGGGCCAGGATGACTTGCCGCCGCTCACCGCCGACTACATGAACGTTCTGCGCGAGATGAACCCGGACGGCCAGTTGCGCTATTACCCAGGCTCACCGGAACTGGCGCGGCGCCTGACACGTGCCCAGGACCGCGTCTTGCTCAACGAGAAGCATCCCGAGGACGGCGTGCTCCTCAAGGACAACATGAAGGGTGACCGTCGCGTGGCGGTGCATCTGGGCGAAGGCTGGCATGTGCCTCGGGCGCTGCTGCCGGTGACCGAGAAGCGTGCCTTGATGCTGATCGATCCGCCGTTCGAACAGCTCGACGAGATGCAGCGCTGCGCCGCGTCCCTCAAGGAGGCCATCAGCCGGATGCGCCAGACCGTGGCGGCGATCTGGTACCCGGTGAAGGACCAGCGGATGTTGCGTCGCTTCTACCAAGACTTGGCCGGCACCGGCGCACCGAAGCTGTTGCGGGTAGAGTTGCTGGTGCATCCATTGGCAACGCCCAACAGCCTGAACGGCTCCGGCCTGGCGATTGCCAATCCCCCTTGGGGACTTGAAGAGGAATTGCGGGAGTTGCTGCCGTGGCTGTCCAAGAAGCTTGGGCAGACCCAGGGTGGGTGGCAGATGGATTGGTTGATCGCTGAGAGTTGA